A window from Streptomyces sp. NBC_00271 encodes these proteins:
- a CDS encoding metallophosphoesterase family protein, whose product MARVPAAVTTATSAVTTAISTVTTALTRKHHTRRSLRTRRFRPVTEELVQQPNPYARALGLMAVVLLGAWLGLLIVGNVRVPVGPMNTTMTLRPSVTGGTKINVSPLGALELNSHIAPVRLDVNVDQLDPVRAQALVDHPERLSGLQDEVAQDVEHGTLDLAVRSCVAVVSGATALGLAVYRRPRRALAAGGLALILLTASGATAFATWNPNSVLEPRFSGLLSSAPSLVGNARSIVSEFDVYQKELARLVTNVTKLYDVTSTLPTYEPDPSTIRVLHVSDIHLNPASWKIIASLVKQYAIDVIVDSGDTMDHGTSAENGFLDPIPDLGAPYIWVRGNHDSLVTQRYLQRLKNVHVLDDGRAITVAGLRFAGIGDPQFTPDRSVAPGGDAAEDLAGARLASALRDQRTAGTPVDIAIAHEPSAARGTDGEVPLVLAGHLHHEQTEVMKYGTRLRVEGSTGGSGLRAIEGKYPDPIEASVLYVDRDTRRLQAWDEIKLGGLGLTTAEVSRHLPKENEP is encoded by the coding sequence ATGGCCCGCGTCCCCGCTGCCGTCACCACCGCCACATCCGCCGTCACCACCGCCATATCCACCGTCACCACCGCCCTGACCCGCAAGCACCACACCCGCCGCTCCCTCCGCACCCGCCGCTTCCGCCCCGTCACCGAGGAACTCGTCCAGCAGCCGAACCCGTACGCCCGGGCGCTCGGCCTGATGGCGGTCGTCCTCCTCGGCGCCTGGCTGGGCCTGCTGATCGTGGGCAATGTGCGCGTCCCGGTCGGCCCCATGAACACCACGATGACCCTGCGCCCCTCGGTCACCGGCGGCACCAAGATCAACGTCTCCCCGCTCGGCGCCCTGGAGCTGAACAGCCACATCGCCCCGGTCCGCCTCGACGTGAACGTCGACCAGCTCGACCCGGTCCGCGCGCAGGCCCTGGTCGACCACCCCGAGCGGCTCTCGGGCCTGCAGGACGAGGTCGCGCAGGACGTCGAGCACGGCACCCTCGACCTGGCCGTACGGTCCTGCGTCGCGGTCGTGTCGGGCGCCACGGCCCTCGGCCTCGCGGTCTACCGCCGCCCGCGCCGCGCCCTGGCCGCCGGCGGCCTGGCCCTCATCCTGCTCACCGCCTCCGGAGCGACGGCCTTCGCCACCTGGAACCCGAATTCGGTGCTGGAACCGAGGTTCTCCGGACTGCTCTCCTCCGCCCCCTCCCTCGTCGGCAACGCCCGCAGCATCGTCAGTGAATTCGACGTCTACCAGAAGGAGTTGGCACGTCTGGTGACGAACGTGACGAAGCTGTACGACGTCACCTCCACGCTCCCGACGTACGAGCCCGACCCGTCCACGATCCGGGTCCTGCACGTCTCCGACATCCACCTCAACCCCGCGAGCTGGAAGATCATCGCGTCACTGGTGAAGCAGTACGCGATCGACGTGATCGTCGACTCCGGCGACACCATGGACCACGGAACGTCGGCCGAGAACGGCTTCCTGGACCCCATCCCCGACCTGGGCGCGCCCTACATCTGGGTGCGCGGCAACCACGACAGCCTCGTCACCCAGCGCTACCTGCAACGCCTGAAGAACGTGCACGTCCTGGACGACGGCCGCGCGATCACGGTCGCCGGCCTGCGCTTCGCCGGCATCGGCGACCCCCAGTTCACCCCCGACCGCTCGGTCGCCCCGGGCGGCGACGCGGCGGAGGATCTGGCCGGCGCCCGCCTGGCCTCCGCCCTCCGCGACCAGCGCACGGCAGGCACCCCCGTCGACATCGCCATCGCCCACGAGCCGTCGGCGGCCCGCGGGACGGACGGCGAGGTGCCCCTCGTTTTGGCCGGTCACCTCCACCACGAACAGACGGAGGTCATGAAGTACGGAACCCGCCTGCGCGTCGAGGGCTCGACGGGCGGCAGCGGCCTGCGCGCGATCGAGGGCAAGTACCCCGATCCCATCGAGGCCTCGGTCCTCTACGTCGACCGCGACACCCGCCGTCTCCAGGCCTGGGACGAGATCAAACTGGGCGGCCTGGGCCTGACGACGGCCGAGGTCAGCCGCCACCTCCCGAAGGAGAACGAGCCCTGA